Genomic DNA from Bacillus alveayuensis:
GAACGGCGACAGCTTCGTGCGCGGCACGAGAAACATTTGCTCGCTCGTCAAAACGATCACGCAATCGACTTCGCGGCTGAACATGTCCAATAGCCCGCGTATATCATCGTCGCTTTTATAAAGCTGCACCGCCTGCTCGCCTGCGACGCCGTGGCGCGCTAGCACCGTATACAATTGAAACGCTTGAATGACTTTTTGCTCTGGATAATTTCTCATTGTTCCCTCACCGTTATCATCATGTCTTGAATTGAAAAACGTTCACATTTTCGAATAATACGATCCCCTTCTTGGACATCCAGTACATTTCCGCCAAGCAAAACGAGCGCATCCCCTAAAAGCGTGTTTCCTTCCTCCCCTTGCATATCGCCGTGTTGAACCGGGGAGCGTTGATGCATAATGAGCCAAAAATCGTAAAAATAACGCTGCTCATACAAGCGCGACTGTCCGATGTCGTCCAAGTAACTGAAAAACTCCGAAAGCGTTTGGGCGCGCCCAAGCTGGTACGCCTCTAAAAACAGCTGCATCAATTCTTTATATTTTGCCATAAGCCATGTGCGATACGGATCGTCGCTTGCCGCATCGTCCGCTTCGATAAAGCGCAACCCAACTTTTTCTTCCCTCTCTTCCGTAATGTTTTGCTCCGCAAAAATCGCAAGCGGCGACCAAAACCGATTTTCTTCGACTTTTAAAAACGGGTGGAGCACCCCTTTCATCGCTTCGAGGGGGAGCGGGGTGGAAACGATGTATGACACGATGTCTTGGTCGAAATTGAACGAATGAAGACCCGTATAATAAAGCGACTCCTGCGCCGTGACGAGCGTTGTATTTTTTAACGAAAGTGCCTTGTCGAGCAAAGCAGAATGCGCATAATGCACCGACTCTAATTCCCGGGCGATTTTTAAAACAAGTTCATACGTCTTCGCTTCTTTTTGATGAACATCGCGCGCGTACAGGCGTTCCCTCGTTTCATTGACGAATTCGCGCAGTTCTTTGAACTCCTCATCCTCTCGCGAAAGCCGACTGTAGATATCGTCGAGCAGCTGTTTATACCGTTCAAACGTCTCTTCGGAAATAAT
This window encodes:
- a CDS encoding hypothetical protein (product_source=Hypo-rule applied; superfamily=47364); its protein translation is MDKLELAGVTDGYRERIRRLALFDPLFDLERKRSTDLNGQPIDMKGLGLLALLFFFEQKLMRQYKTGVKQLASFLKKLTENVYVLDDEMYEDLARTIIQTFRPTTGKKRSYSFYDWEKREESAIEYSLLKANDFDVKTNTQYYTLDEDGLELVFATKEFYSEFQLSINQLMLRKQLEKGEFAAALKQINEMRIDVETLEERMTRLKHEIQRSIISEETFERYKQLLDDIYSRLSREDEEFKELREFVNETRERLYARDVHQKEAKTYELVLKIARELESVHYAHSALLDKALSLKNTTLVTAQESLYYTGLHSFNFDQDIVSYIVSTPLPLEAMKGVLHPFLKVEENRFWSPLAIFAEQNITEEREEKVGLRFIEADDAASDDPYRTWLMAKYKELMQLFLEAYQLGRAQTLSEFFSYLDDIGQSRLYEQRYFYDFWLIMHQRSPVQHGDMQGEEGNTLLGDALVLLGGNVLDVQEGDRIIRKCERFSIQDMMITVREQ